From Paenibacillus polymyxa, the proteins below share one genomic window:
- a CDS encoding M23 family metallopeptidase: MTLLVIRDAQQPPKQLQCSAAAVILVPTLVIASISTLVIGLQIRSSHIISQMETNLAVQSLQMEVTVADKDAAIGRLRQEVMELTNQATSIRERLQRVTELEQQMQQFIRKHGNSSSASSNKSTITPLSWDASGHTGGELIAVHENTALLARQAMDDFQEIEALLDTVERTVPHSIQQANAVQQNLERQQAAQLLQTRRLALAEQGRPSIWPVGSRRMTSSFGYRSDPFTGKSAFHSGVDIAGQSGDPVYAAGAGTVLEAASSGARGKCIIIQHPDGLQSWYMHLSGMQVAPGDRVHKGQTIGLLGSTGRSTGPHLHFQIVKHNQPVDPLLYVQ; the protein is encoded by the coding sequence ATGACCCTGCTTGTCATTCGGGATGCACAGCAACCGCCCAAGCAGCTACAATGCTCCGCAGCCGCTGTCATTCTCGTCCCGACCCTTGTGATCGCATCAATCTCTACGCTCGTGATCGGGCTGCAAATCCGTTCTTCCCATATTATTTCCCAAATGGAAACCAATCTTGCTGTCCAGAGTTTGCAGATGGAGGTCACGGTAGCAGACAAAGACGCAGCCATTGGGCGACTGCGGCAGGAAGTCATGGAGCTGACGAATCAAGCCACCAGTATTCGCGAACGTCTCCAGCGTGTAACTGAGCTGGAACAACAAATGCAGCAATTCATTCGTAAACACGGAAATTCCTCCAGCGCAAGCAGTAATAAATCAACCATCACCCCCCTCTCCTGGGATGCTTCCGGCCATACCGGGGGTGAATTGATCGCAGTGCATGAAAATACAGCTCTTCTAGCCCGCCAGGCCATGGATGATTTTCAGGAAATCGAAGCTCTGCTGGACACAGTGGAGCGCACGGTTCCGCACTCTATTCAACAGGCAAACGCCGTACAGCAGAACCTGGAGCGCCAACAAGCCGCGCAACTGCTCCAGACCCGAAGACTGGCACTTGCTGAACAAGGCAGGCCCTCCATTTGGCCTGTTGGTTCGCGGCGCATGACCTCCAGTTTCGGCTATCGCAGCGACCCATTTACAGGGAAATCCGCTTTTCACTCAGGCGTGGACATTGCCGGTCAATCCGGTGATCCTGTCTATGCAGCAGGGGCAGGCACTGTGCTGGAGGCCGCTTCCAGCGGAGCTCGCGGCAAGTGCATCATCATTCAGCATCCTGACGGACTCCAAAGCTGGTATATGCACCTAAGCGGTATGCAGGTGGCTCCGGGGGACCGTGTTCACAAAGGACAGACCATTGGCCTGCTGGGAAGTACCGGGAGAAGCACAGGACCTCATCTTCATTTTCAGATCGTCAAGCATAACCAACCTGTCGATCCATTGCTGTATGTACAATAA
- the ligD gene encoding non-homologous end-joining DNA ligase: protein MGRAVKGTITIEGHEIAITNPDKPLWPEAGVTKALYLRKLAVLAPFLLKYCHQRLLTVIRWPHGIHGDFFYQKNAPHPRPDYIETALHDGIEYIVLGKLPQLLWLGNQAALEFHPSLHRTGSQLPCEWMIDLDPSREVEPRIMEAASIVGEVLASLGLDSVPKTSGATGVQIIVPIRTGITFDELRSIGLLVGQFVTEKHPHLFTLERLKKDRGTAIYFDYLQHYQGKTLAAPYTPRARPGATVSTPLTWEEVRQDVSPLDYHLLNIEERLNQVGDLIDKVPPQPVEDLLKHMRSKTHPT from the coding sequence ATGGGACGAGCTGTTAAAGGTACGATTACGATTGAAGGTCATGAAATTGCGATCACAAACCCGGATAAACCGCTGTGGCCCGAAGCAGGTGTAACTAAGGCGCTATATCTTCGCAAGCTTGCGGTATTGGCCCCCTTCCTGCTCAAATATTGTCATCAGCGTCTATTGACTGTCATCCGTTGGCCACATGGTATCCATGGAGATTTTTTTTATCAGAAAAATGCCCCACATCCTCGGCCAGACTATATTGAAACCGCTCTGCATGATGGCATTGAGTATATCGTGCTTGGCAAGCTGCCCCAACTACTCTGGCTCGGTAATCAAGCTGCGTTGGAATTTCATCCCTCTCTGCACAGAACAGGAAGCCAACTGCCCTGTGAATGGATGATTGATCTGGATCCATCCAGAGAAGTCGAGCCACGTATTATGGAGGCCGCCTCCATTGTAGGCGAAGTATTGGCTTCGCTTGGGTTGGACTCTGTCCCCAAAACCTCCGGGGCCACTGGTGTACAAATTATCGTCCCGATCCGTACAGGCATCACCTTTGACGAGCTACGCAGCATCGGACTGTTGGTTGGACAATTTGTGACGGAAAAGCACCCGCATCTGTTCACACTGGAACGGTTAAAGAAGGATCGTGGAACAGCCATCTATTTTGATTACTTGCAGCATTATCAGGGAAAAACCCTAGCCGCTCCTTATACTCCTCGGGCACGTCCCGGTGCTACGGTCTCGACTCCGCTAACCTGGGAAGAGGTACGGCAAGATGTGTCACCACTTGATTACCATTTGCTAAATATTGAGGAACGGTTAAACCAGGTAGGCGACTTGATCGACAAGGTGCCTCCCCAGCCCGTAGAGGACCTCCTCAAACATATGCGCTCCAAAACACACCCAACCTGA
- a CDS encoding YitT family protein — MSVVSKEVQNLSEITDVTGELTKISKIPANPKNKVKRLLQRAAMIVVGAALMAVGLEIFLVPNGVIDGGVTGISIMASKITGYPLGIFLTLLNLPFLLIGYKQIGKTFALSTLFGIVVMSIGTALLHNVSALTPGEPLLGAIFGGVILGVGVGLVIRSGGSLDGTEIVAILVSEKTPFSVGEIVLFVNIFILGSAGFVFGWPNALYSMIAYYIAMKMIDITIEGLDQSKSVWIISDKYRDIGDALTDRLGRGVTYLEGEGGFTGESKKVIFVVITRLEEAKLKSIVEDWDPHAFIAIGNIHDVKGGRFKKKGIH; from the coding sequence ATGAGTGTAGTGAGCAAGGAAGTCCAAAATCTGTCTGAGATCACAGATGTAACCGGAGAGTTGACCAAGATCAGCAAAATTCCAGCTAATCCAAAGAACAAAGTAAAACGCTTATTGCAGCGTGCAGCCATGATCGTGGTTGGTGCAGCGCTGATGGCCGTGGGATTGGAAATATTCCTGGTTCCTAACGGCGTTATTGACGGCGGCGTTACAGGTATTTCCATTATGGCCTCCAAGATTACTGGTTATCCGCTCGGTATTTTCCTGACCCTGTTGAACCTTCCATTTTTACTTATCGGCTACAAACAAATCGGTAAAACCTTCGCTTTATCCACATTATTCGGCATCGTCGTTATGTCCATCGGAACTGCGTTACTTCACAATGTAAGTGCATTGACGCCTGGGGAACCGCTGCTTGGCGCTATCTTCGGGGGTGTCATTCTCGGCGTGGGAGTGGGTCTTGTGATTCGGTCCGGCGGCTCGCTGGATGGGACAGAGATCGTGGCTATTCTCGTCAGCGAAAAAACTCCTTTTTCGGTCGGTGAGATCGTATTGTTCGTTAATATTTTCATTCTGGGAAGTGCGGGTTTTGTATTCGGTTGGCCGAATGCCCTGTATTCCATGATTGCTTATTATATTGCTATGAAAATGATTGATATTACAATTGAGGGTCTGGATCAGTCCAAATCGGTCTGGATTATTAGTGATAAATACCGTGATATCGGAGATGCTCTGACGGATCGTCTTGGACGGGGTGTAACTTACCTGGAAGGTGAAGGCGGCTTTACAGGCGAGAGCAAAAAAGTGATTTTCGTCGTCATTACCCGACTGGAGGAAGCGAAACTCAAGAGCATCGTTGAGGATTGGGACCCGCACGCCTTCATTGCAATTGGTAATATTCACGATGTGAAGGGCGGACGTTTTAAGAAAAAAGGAATACACTAG
- a CDS encoding bactofilin family protein produces the protein MFKESKKKLSTPATDTLLANGTSFEGTIEAEANIRIDGHFQGDIYSTRTIVIGESAVVRSDIIARDVILAGKVFGSITTEGRLTITSTGELYGNTATPTLVISEGGVLNGTSQMNQTMDAESPAAIEKSEDENQSSFSQDIEDSQASLQPEAG, from the coding sequence ATGTTCAAGGAATCCAAAAAAAAGCTCTCCACCCCGGCGACGGATACACTGCTCGCGAACGGCACCAGCTTTGAAGGTACGATTGAGGCAGAGGCCAACATTCGCATTGACGGTCATTTTCAGGGCGATATCTACAGCACTCGCACTATCGTCATTGGAGAATCAGCAGTTGTACGTTCGGACATCATTGCACGGGACGTCATTCTTGCCGGCAAGGTATTCGGCAGCATCACCACAGAAGGACGGCTGACCATTACATCGACAGGCGAACTGTACGGAAATACGGCGACCCCTACATTGGTCATTTCTGAAGGCGGCGTACTGAACGGCACAAGTCAAATGAACCAAACTATGGATGCAGAGTCGCCAGCTGCTATAGAGAAATCAGAGGATGAAAATCAATCCAGTTTCAGCCAAGACATAGAGGACAGCCAAGCCTCCCTACAACCTGAAGCGGGATAG
- the cls gene encoding cardiolipin synthase, whose amino-acid sequence MLWLLLVLIIFIFQTGTILLFEFRKPSKAVAWLFILFCFPLIGFVVYYFVAQDYQKRKVVRKAGSQLFREFREHLWAQTKVIENVEQMHNPHFKHQERLFNQLIRMSENPLTGCNRTRVLTNGEETFDAMLKAMEQAQHHIHVEFYIFRADEIGKKFQEVMIRKAREGVKVRFIVDGVGSYHLPYSFIRTCNEAGVEFHYFLPPFFATLDRRINYRNHRKIVVVDGTIGFVGGINVGDDYLGKYPKVGFWRDTHLQIEGDGVYFLQNVFLSDWKLASGERLMDVNLFPPHTCTGDEEVQILSSGPDQVWDTIQELCFGALTVAKKRIWITTPYFIPDPGIYEALKLAAVSGIDVKIIIPYQSDSKLVHLASLSYVQELLEAGVEFYQYRKGFIHAKVVIVDDLLGSVGTANMDMRSFFYNFELTAVLFATSALERLSADFVEDISNSSKIDLNVFRRRPRSQKIAEILTRMLSPLL is encoded by the coding sequence ATGCTGTGGTTGCTGTTGGTTTTAATTATTTTTATTTTTCAGACCGGGACGATTCTGCTCTTTGAATTTCGCAAGCCGTCCAAAGCGGTAGCCTGGCTCTTTATTTTGTTTTGCTTCCCGCTTATTGGTTTTGTGGTGTACTATTTTGTTGCTCAGGATTACCAGAAGCGTAAAGTGGTTCGTAAAGCAGGATCGCAGCTATTTCGTGAATTCCGTGAACATCTGTGGGCGCAAACCAAGGTGATTGAAAATGTAGAGCAAATGCACAATCCCCATTTCAAGCATCAGGAGCGTCTGTTTAACCAGTTGATTCGTATGTCGGAAAACCCGTTGACTGGCTGCAACCGTACACGTGTGCTGACGAACGGGGAAGAGACTTTCGACGCCATGCTGAAAGCGATGGAACAGGCACAACATCATATCCATGTGGAGTTTTACATATTTCGGGCAGACGAAATCGGGAAAAAATTTCAGGAGGTCATGATCCGTAAGGCACGCGAGGGAGTTAAGGTACGATTCATTGTGGACGGCGTAGGGAGCTACCATTTACCCTATTCATTTATTCGCACCTGTAATGAGGCTGGGGTCGAATTTCATTATTTTCTACCGCCGTTTTTCGCCACGCTGGACCGCCGGATTAACTATCGCAATCACCGGAAAATCGTGGTGGTGGATGGCACGATCGGATTTGTGGGGGGAATCAATGTAGGCGACGATTATCTCGGAAAGTACCCCAAAGTGGGATTTTGGAGGGATACGCATTTGCAGATTGAAGGAGATGGCGTTTATTTTCTGCAAAATGTGTTTCTTAGCGATTGGAAGCTGGCTTCGGGAGAGAGGCTAATGGACGTGAATTTATTTCCTCCACATACCTGCACAGGGGATGAGGAAGTACAGATTTTGAGCAGTGGGCCCGATCAGGTATGGGATACGATTCAGGAATTGTGTTTTGGAGCGCTTACGGTTGCCAAAAAGCGGATTTGGATAACGACGCCGTATTTTATTCCCGATCCGGGGATTTATGAGGCACTGAAGCTGGCGGCCGTCAGCGGCATAGATGTGAAAATTATTATTCCCTACCAATCAGATTCGAAACTGGTACACCTGGCGTCACTGTCCTATGTGCAAGAACTGCTGGAGGCAGGAGTGGAGTTCTACCAATATCGAAAAGGATTTATTCACGCTAAAGTGGTGATTGTGGACGATTTGCTCGGCTCGGTTGGGACCGCCAATATGGACATGCGTAGCTTTTTCTATAATTTTGAGTTGACCGCTGTACTTTTTGCAACTTCGGCGTTGGAACGGCTATCGGCAGATTTTGTAGAGGACATTTCCAACTCTTCCAAAATAGATTTGAACGTGTTCCGCAGACGCCCTCGATCTCAAAAAATAGCTGAAATTCTAACTCGCATGCTCTCTCCCCTCCTTTAG